A genomic stretch from Limanda limanda chromosome 11, fLimLim1.1, whole genome shotgun sequence includes:
- the jazf1b gene encoding juxtaposed with another zinc finger protein 1b, whose protein sequence is MTGIAAASFFSNACRFGGCGLHFDSLAELIVHIEDNHIDTDLRLLEKQEQQQPTYVALSYINRFMTDAARREHDALKKKAQPKLSLSLTGSLSRSSVSTPPRHTSGNLTPPVTPPITPSSSFRSSTPTGSECDEEDVDFEESDSDESWTTESAISSESILSSMCMNGGDEKPFACPVPGCKKRYKNVNGIKYHAKNGHRTQIRVRKPFKCRCGKSYKTSQGLRHHTINFHPPVSTDIMRKMQQ, encoded by the exons ATGACAGGCATCGCCgctgcttctttcttttccaaCGCTTGCAGGTTCGGGGGCTGCGGACTCCACTTCGACTCTCTGGCCGAGCTCATCGTGCACATCGAGGACAACCACATCG ATACAGACCTCCGACTTctggagaagcaggagcagcagcagccgacaTATGTTGCCCTCAGCTACATTAACAG GTTCATGACAGATGCTGCGCGGCGAGAACACGACGCCCTGAAGAAGAAGGCGCAGCCCAAGTTGTCCCTCTCGCTGACAGGAAGTCTGTCTCGCAGCAGCGTTTCCACTCCGCCTCGCCACACCAGTGGAAACCTCACGCCTCCAGTCACCCCGCCCATCacgccttcctcctccttccgcAGCAGCACGCCGACAG GTAGcgagtgtgatgaagaggacgTGGACTTTGAGGAGTCGGACAGTGATGAATCGTGGACTACAGAGAGCGCCATCAGCTCCGAATCCATCCTCAGCTCCATGTGCATGAACGGAGGAGACGAGAAGCCTTTTGCCTGCCCGGTGCCAGGCTGTAAAAAGAGATACAAG AATGTGAACGGGATCAAGTATCACGCCAAGAACGGCCACCGAACCCAGATAAGGGTGCGCAAGCCCTTCAAGTGCCGGTGTGGGAAGAGCTACAAGACATCTCAGGGTCTCCGCCACCACACCATCAACTTCCACCCGCCCGTCTCCACTGACATCATGCGTAAGATGCAGCAGTAG